The Pan paniscus chromosome 1, NHGRI_mPanPan1-v2.0_pri, whole genome shotgun sequence genome has a segment encoding these proteins:
- the LOC134729819 gene encoding PRAME family member 15-like: protein MKMSIRTPPRLLELAGRSLLKDQALAISTLEELPMELFPPLFMEAFSRRRCEALKLMVLAWPFRRLPLRPLIKMPCLEAFQAVLDGFDALLTQGVHPRRWKLQVLDLQDVCENFWMVWSEAMAHGCFLNAKRNKKTVQDCPRMRGQQPLTVFVELWLKNRTLDEYLTYLLLWVKQRKDLLHLCCKKLKILGMPFHNIRSILKMVNLDCIQEVEVNCKWILPILTQFTPYLGHMRNLQKLVLSHMDVSRYVSPEQKKEIVTQFTTQFLKLRCLQKLYMNSVSFLEGHLDQLLSCLKTSLKILAITNCALLESDLKHLSQCPSISQLKTLDLNGIRLTNYSLVPLQILLENVAATLEYLDLDDCGIVDSQVNTILPALSHCFELNTFSFCGNPICMATLENLLSHTIILRKLCLELYPAPRESYDADGTLCWSRFAQLRAELMKRVRDLRHPKRILFCTDYCPDCGDRSFYDLEADQCCC, encoded by the exons ATGAAGATGAGCATCCGGACTCCACCCAGACTCCTGGAGCTTGCGGGGCGGAGCCTGCTGAAGGACCAAGCCTTGGCCATCTCCACCCTGGAGGAGCTGCCCATGGAACTTTTCCCCCCACTGTTCATGGAGGCCTTCAGCAGGAGACGCTGTGAGGCCCTGAAGCTGATGGTGCTGGCCTGGCCTTTCCGCCGCCTCCCTCTGAGGCCTCTGATAAAGATGCCTTGTCTGGAGGCATTCCAAGCTGTGCTGGATGGGTTTGATGCACTGCTTACCCAAGGGGTTCATCCCAG GAGATGGAAACttcaagtgctggatttacaggatGTCTGTGAGAACTTCTGGATGGTTTGGTCTGAAGCTATGGCCCATGGGTGCTTCCTCAATGCCAAGAGGAACAAAAAAACAGTGCAGGACTGTCCAAGGATGAGAGGACAGCAGCCCTTGACTGTGTTCGTAGAACTTTGGCTCAAGAACAGGACTCTGGATGAATACCTCACCTACCTCCTTCTATGGgtcaagcagaggaaagatttACTACACCTGTGCTGTAAGAAGCTGAAAATTTTGGGAATGCCCTTCCACAATATCAGAAGCATCCTGAAAATGGTGAACCTAGACTgtatccaggaggtggaagtgaaTTGCAAGTGGATACTGCCCATCCTGACACAGTTTACCCCATACCTGGGCCACATGAGGAATCTTCAGAAGCTCGTTCTCTCCCACATGGATGTCTCTCGCTACGTTTCCCCAGAGCAGAAGAAGGAGATTGTTACCCAGTTCACCACTCAGTTCCTCAAGCTGCGCTGCCTCCAAAAGCTTTATATGAACTCTGTTTCTTTCCTCGAAGGCCACCTGGACCAGCTGCTCAG CTGTCTGAAGACCTCGTTAAAGATCCTCGCAATAACTAACTGTGCGCTTTTGGAATCAGACTTGAAGCATCTATCCCAGTGCCCGAGCATCAGTCAACTAAAGACCCTGGACCTGAATGGCATCAGACTGACCAATTACAGTCTTGTGCCTCTCCAAATTCTCCTAGAAAATGTTGCAGCCACCCTTGAGTACCTGGATTTAGATGACTGTGGCATCGTAGACTCCCAAGTCAACACCATCCTGCCTGCCTTGAGCCACTGCTTTGAGCTCAACACCTTCAGCTTCTGTGGAAATCCCATCTGCATGGCAACCCTGGAGAACCTGCTGAGCCACACAATCATACTCAGAAAGTTATGCCTGGAGCTGTATCCTGCCCCGCGGGAGAGTTATGATGCTGATGGTACTCTCTGCTGGAGCAGATTTGCCCAACTTAGGGCTGAGCTGATGAAGAGAGTGAGGGACTTAAGGCACCCCAAGAGGATCTTGTTCTGTACTGACTACTGCCCTGACTGTGGCGACAGGTCATTTTATGACCTGGAGGCAGATCAATGCTGCTGTTGA